From Amycolatopsis sp. YIM 10, the proteins below share one genomic window:
- a CDS encoding thiamine pyrophosphate-binding protein — MKLSGGAALVESLAAHGVEVLFGIPGTHNLGIYAELGRYGVRHVLTRHEQGAGFAADGYARVTGRPGVCLTTSGPAVLNAATAAAQAYSDSVPMLVISPGPPVRHPGRGNGILHEVRDQTGAMAAVTAGSHRVTSVAEIPAAVAQAFAQLRSGRPRPVHLELPLDLIDEADDVEPVPPIPVARPVPAPEALARALELLNTAERPGVLVGGGARGAAEPLAELAARLGAPVLSSANGKGILPEDHACALGAGLHHRSVADFAADCDVVLAVGTELAPADLWNGPLRFPGRLIRIDIDPAGVVTNANPDVPLVGDAAVTLRALLDDITRTSISDSFDRVARWRQQIFAEATRQGGPWLPILAALDETLGRDGILAADSAMVCYYGALSNLPRYTPGSFLYPTGLGTLGYGLPAAIGARVGRPSSRVAALHGDGGIMFTVAELAAAAALELPLPVLVVDNGGYGEIRDEMAERGDLPLAVDLPSPDFAELGRSMGCHGLTLPDYDGLTEVLHDAFDADRPTVIHLRG, encoded by the coding sequence GTGAAGCTCAGCGGTGGAGCCGCACTGGTGGAATCGCTGGCCGCGCACGGGGTCGAGGTGCTGTTCGGCATTCCGGGCACGCACAACCTCGGGATTTACGCGGAACTCGGCCGGTACGGCGTCCGCCACGTGCTGACCAGGCACGAGCAGGGCGCCGGGTTCGCCGCCGACGGGTATGCACGCGTCACCGGCAGGCCCGGCGTGTGCCTGACGACCAGCGGACCGGCCGTGCTCAACGCGGCCACCGCGGCCGCGCAGGCGTACTCCGACTCGGTGCCGATGCTGGTGATCTCTCCCGGGCCGCCGGTGCGGCATCCCGGTCGTGGCAACGGAATCCTGCACGAGGTGCGGGACCAGACCGGCGCGATGGCGGCGGTCACCGCGGGAAGCCACCGGGTGACCAGCGTGGCCGAGATCCCGGCCGCGGTGGCGCAGGCGTTCGCGCAACTGCGGTCCGGGCGGCCGCGTCCAGTCCACTTGGAACTGCCGCTGGACCTGATCGACGAGGCAGACGACGTCGAGCCGGTGCCGCCGATCCCGGTGGCGCGGCCGGTTCCCGCGCCGGAGGCACTGGCCAGGGCGCTGGAGTTGCTGAACACGGCGGAGCGGCCGGGCGTGCTGGTCGGCGGTGGCGCGCGAGGTGCCGCGGAACCACTCGCCGAGCTGGCCGCGCGGCTGGGCGCGCCGGTGCTGTCTTCGGCCAACGGCAAGGGAATCCTGCCCGAGGACCACGCGTGCGCGCTGGGTGCCGGGCTGCACCACCGGTCGGTCGCGGACTTCGCGGCCGACTGCGACGTGGTGCTGGCCGTCGGCACCGAGTTGGCGCCCGCGGACCTGTGGAACGGCCCGCTGCGCTTCCCCGGACGCCTGATCCGGATCGACATCGACCCGGCGGGCGTGGTGACCAACGCCAACCCGGACGTGCCGCTGGTCGGCGACGCCGCGGTGACCTTGCGCGCCCTGCTCGACGACATCACCCGAACATCCATTTCGGACTCCTTCGATCGCGTGGCGCGCTGGCGGCAGCAGATCTTCGCCGAGGCCACGCGGCAGGGTGGCCCGTGGCTGCCGATCCTCGCCGCCCTCGACGAAACACTGGGCCGCGACGGGATTCTCGCCGCCGACAGCGCGATGGTTTGTTATTACGGCGCGTTGTCGAACCTGCCGCGCTACACCCCGGGCTCCTTCCTGTACCCGACCGGCCTCGGCACTCTTGGTTACGGCCTGCCCGCCGCGATCGGCGCCCGCGTGGGACGCCCGTCCTCGCGAGTCGCCGCCCTCCACGGCGACGGCGGCATCATGTTCACCGTGGCCGAACTGGCCGCGGCCGCCGCACTCGAACTTCCGCTGCCGGTGCTGGTGGTGGACAACGGCGGCTACGGCGAAATCCGCGACGAAATGGCCGAACGCGGGGATCTGCCGCTCGCCGTCGACCTGCCCAGCCCCGATTTCGCGGAACTGGGCCGATCCATGGGCTGCCACGGCTTGACCCTGCCCGACTACGACGGCCTGACCGAAGTCCTCCACGACGCCTTCGACGCCGACCGCCCCACAGTGATCCACCTACGCGGCTAG
- a CDS encoding NAD(P)-dependent oxidoreductase gives MSAIVVFGAGGRAGRAVVAEAAGRGHRVTAVVRDPAKYPDLTADVVAGDIGSASSVAEVVAGHDAVVHAAAALDRPADLIFAEAALALLDGLPRAGVSRLVAIGMAANLEVSPGVRLMDEPGFPAEYLPFALGHTVGLHVLRAAPAELDWVMLSPPMVLDEGARTGHYRTGGDQVLTPGEPGHLSYADLAIAVVDEIETPKHHRIRIAVGD, from the coding sequence ATGAGCGCAATCGTGGTTTTCGGTGCCGGGGGCCGGGCGGGCCGAGCCGTCGTCGCCGAGGCGGCCGGGCGGGGGCACCGGGTGACGGCCGTGGTGCGGGATCCGGCCAAGTACCCCGACCTGACGGCCGACGTGGTCGCCGGGGACATCGGCAGCGCGAGCAGCGTTGCCGAGGTGGTGGCCGGGCACGACGCCGTGGTGCACGCCGCCGCCGCGCTGGACCGACCGGCCGACCTGATCTTCGCCGAGGCGGCGCTGGCCCTGCTCGATGGGCTGCCGCGGGCGGGCGTCAGCAGGTTGGTGGCCATCGGCATGGCCGCCAACCTGGAGGTCTCGCCCGGCGTGCGGTTGATGGACGAGCCGGGCTTCCCGGCCGAATACCTGCCGTTCGCGCTGGGGCACACCGTCGGCCTGCACGTACTGCGAGCCGCACCGGCCGAGCTGGACTGGGTGATGCTTTCACCGCCGATGGTGCTCGACGAGGGCGCGCGCACCGGCCACTACCGCACCGGTGGCGACCAGGTGCTCACCCCGGGCGAGCCGGGCCACCTGTCCTACGCGGACCTGGCGATCGCGGTGGTCGACGAGATCGAAACCCCCAAGCACCACCGCATCCGAATCGCCGTGGGCGACTAG
- a CDS encoding TetR/AcrR family transcriptional regulator — protein sequence MPRPSVEAERRAQILRAACAVIADKGFARLRVSDVAAAAGVSGGTVHYYFDTKQDLVHAAFEDNYVRSLQRRRWILDTSDDPVQKLRLVVDSYLPDGEETTEAWKVWAELWSQGMHQPELRELHDRMYGDWRRIVAGVIRDGQRGGQLRPGNAVHLANMLISMIDGLAYQVLLGSTAMPVSRMRATCLAFLDDLKVPSG from the coding sequence ATGCCCCGTCCCAGCGTGGAAGCCGAGCGGCGCGCGCAGATCCTGCGGGCGGCGTGCGCGGTCATCGCGGACAAGGGCTTCGCGCGCCTGCGGGTGTCCGATGTGGCCGCGGCGGCCGGGGTCAGCGGCGGCACGGTGCACTACTACTTCGACACCAAGCAGGACCTGGTGCACGCCGCGTTCGAAGACAACTACGTGCGTTCGCTGCAACGTCGTCGCTGGATTCTGGACACCAGCGACGATCCGGTGCAGAAGCTGCGGCTGGTGGTGGATTCGTACCTGCCCGACGGCGAAGAGACCACCGAGGCGTGGAAGGTCTGGGCCGAGCTGTGGTCGCAGGGCATGCACCAGCCGGAACTTCGCGAGCTGCACGACCGGATGTACGGCGACTGGCGGCGCATCGTGGCCGGGGTGATCCGCGACGGGCAGCGCGGCGGGCAGCTGCGGCCGGGCAACGCGGTGCACCTGGCGAACATGCTCATCTCGATGATCGACGGCCTGGCCTACCAGGTGCTGCTCGGCTCGACGGCGATGCCGGTGAGCCGGATGCGCGCCACCTGCCTCGCCTTCCTCGACGATCTGAAGGTTCCCTCGGGGTAA
- a CDS encoding winged helix DNA-binding domain-containing protein: MPTGDVLTTRALNRATLSRQLLLARERMSAYDAVEHLAGLQAQSPSPPYFALWTRLTGFQPDELAQLLLDRRVVRIVTMRGTVHLLTARDALDWRPLTQPVMDSDLRGNTLHSPNWHDLDFAAVAAYARELLAEQPRSAKALGEALAERWPGRAPSSLTQVARNLLPLVQIPPRGLWGKSGQPTYAPLDDWVGEPVPANPSPEDFVLRYLRAFGPASVQDVQAWCGLTRLGEVADRLRPRLRSFRNEAGRELFDLPDAPRPDPDTPAPVRFLGGFDQNLLSFADRTRILSDEYRKRIFTKNGLIPQVVLADGFVCGRWRIGRDKGIATLTVEPFEKISKKDIRALEKEGAEMLRFAEPAAKGHDFRIDW; this comes from the coding sequence ATGCCGACTGGGGACGTACTGACCACGCGTGCGCTGAACCGGGCCACGCTGAGCCGCCAGCTGCTGCTGGCCCGGGAGCGGATGTCCGCGTACGACGCGGTGGAACACCTCGCCGGGCTGCAGGCCCAGTCGCCGTCCCCGCCGTACTTCGCGCTGTGGACGCGGCTGACCGGCTTCCAGCCGGACGAGCTGGCGCAACTGCTGCTGGACCGCCGGGTGGTCCGCATCGTCACCATGCGCGGCACCGTGCACCTGCTCACCGCGCGCGACGCGCTCGACTGGCGCCCGCTGACCCAGCCGGTCATGGACTCCGATCTCCGCGGCAACACCCTGCACTCCCCGAACTGGCACGACCTGGACTTCGCCGCGGTGGCGGCGTACGCGCGGGAACTGCTCGCCGAGCAGCCGCGGTCGGCCAAGGCGCTCGGGGAGGCGCTGGCCGAGCGATGGCCGGGGCGGGCGCCGTCCTCGCTCACCCAGGTGGCCAGGAACCTCCTGCCACTGGTGCAGATCCCGCCGCGCGGTCTGTGGGGCAAATCCGGCCAGCCCACCTACGCCCCGCTGGACGACTGGGTCGGCGAGCCCGTTCCGGCGAACCCGTCGCCCGAGGACTTCGTGCTCCGCTACCTGCGGGCGTTCGGCCCGGCGAGCGTGCAGGACGTGCAGGCCTGGTGCGGGCTGACCAGGCTCGGCGAAGTGGCCGACCGGCTGCGGCCGCGGTTGCGTTCCTTCCGCAACGAAGCCGGGCGCGAGTTGTTCGATCTGCCCGACGCGCCGCGGCCGGACCCGGACACCCCGGCGCCGGTGCGCTTCCTCGGCGGCTTCGACCAGAACCTGCTCTCCTTCGCCGACCGCACCCGCATCCTCAGCGACGAGTACCGCAAGCGGATCTTCACCAAGAACGGGCTCATCCCGCAGGTGGTGCTGGCCGACGGCTTCGTGTGCGGCCGGTGGCGCATCGGCCGGGACAAGGGCATCGCCACGCTGACCGTCGAGCCGTTCGAGAAGATTTCCAAAAAGGACATCCGGGCGCTGGAAAAGGAGGGCGCGGAGATGCTCCGGTTCGCCGAACCGGCTGCGAAGGGGCACGATTTCCGGATCGATTGGTAG
- a CDS encoding sensor domain-containing protein: MDNVWRRAVAAFRYSLGTLGTGIVTAFMLPVMLFTAAVSLLGIGLVALPHELRWLGRIADFERRRVGARLGREIPGHQRLDGDLRAQLADPATLRDLRWLPANMLGGLVLGTLGTGLAVLPLLAVPTISLWWLFPDDDPMRVIANIPVTSWGSAVGLGLVQLVLCLVLALFVVPLIADLSARVSGLLLAPSAREKLTERVETLEETRAGAVDAHGAELRRIERDLHDGTQARLVSIAMRLGLAEQQLERDPQAVATLLAEAREGAEEAMTELRGVLRSMYPPILADRGLEGALAAVAANCPLPVELDVPSLGKVPAPVEAAAYFVVNEALTNVVKHSGATGAQVTVTRIGDTLSVVVTDNGRGGISEERGTGVAGMRRRIAALDGQFLVDSPVGGPTVVAMDCPCAS; the protein is encoded by the coding sequence ATGGACAACGTGTGGCGGCGAGCGGTCGCGGCCTTCCGGTACAGCCTCGGCACCCTGGGCACGGGGATCGTCACTGCCTTCATGCTGCCGGTGATGCTCTTCACCGCCGCGGTGAGCCTGCTCGGCATCGGGCTGGTGGCGCTGCCGCACGAACTGCGGTGGCTCGGCCGGATCGCCGACTTCGAACGGCGGCGCGTGGGTGCCCGGCTGGGCCGGGAGATCCCCGGCCACCAGCGGCTCGACGGTGACCTGCGGGCGCAGCTGGCCGACCCCGCCACCCTGCGCGACCTGCGCTGGCTGCCGGCGAACATGCTGGGCGGGCTGGTGCTGGGCACGCTCGGCACCGGCTTGGCGGTGCTGCCGCTGCTCGCCGTGCCCACCATCTCGCTGTGGTGGTTGTTCCCGGACGACGACCCGATGCGGGTGATCGCGAACATCCCGGTGACCAGTTGGGGCAGCGCCGTCGGGCTCGGGTTGGTGCAGCTCGTGCTGTGCCTCGTCCTGGCGTTGTTCGTGGTGCCGCTGATCGCTGACCTGAGCGCGCGCGTCTCCGGACTGCTGCTGGCGCCGTCAGCCAGGGAGAAGCTGACTGAACGGGTGGAGACGCTGGAGGAGACCCGCGCCGGTGCGGTCGACGCGCACGGCGCCGAACTGCGGCGGATCGAACGCGACCTGCACGACGGCACGCAGGCCAGGCTGGTGTCCATCGCGATGCGGCTGGGCCTGGCCGAACAGCAGCTCGAGCGGGATCCGCAGGCCGTCGCCACCCTGCTCGCCGAGGCGCGGGAGGGGGCCGAGGAGGCGATGACCGAACTGCGCGGGGTGCTGCGCTCGATGTACCCGCCGATCCTGGCCGACCGTGGGCTGGAGGGCGCGCTGGCCGCGGTCGCGGCGAACTGCCCGCTGCCGGTGGAGCTGGACGTGCCCTCGCTCGGCAAGGTGCCCGCCCCGGTGGAGGCGGCCGCGTACTTCGTGGTGAACGAGGCGCTCACGAACGTGGTCAAGCACAGCGGCGCGACCGGCGCGCAGGTCACCGTCACCCGTATCGGCGATACATTGAGCGTGGTCGTGACGGACAACGGGCGTGGCGGCATCAGCGAGGAGAGGGGAACCGGCGTGGCTGGGATGAGGCGCCGGATCGCCGCGCTGGACGGGCAGTTCCTGGTGGACAGCCCGGTGGGCGGCCCGACCGTGGTGGCGATGGACTGCCCGTGCGCGTCCTGA
- a CDS encoding response regulator transcription factor → MRVLIAEDNVLLAEGLKLLLGTAGHEVVDAVTDAPAFIEAAARHRPDVSIVDVRLPPSFTDEGVRAALRVRREAPGSPVLVLSQYVEQTYAGELLSSGEGGVGYLLKDRVARVAEFLDALERVAGGGTAMDPEVVAQLLTKRHDPLAALTAREREVLELMAQGFANGEIARRLVVTDRAVHKHVGNIFAKLDLPPDEAGHRRVLAVLAFLG, encoded by the coding sequence GTGCGCGTCCTGATCGCCGAGGACAACGTCCTGCTGGCCGAAGGCCTGAAACTGCTGCTCGGCACTGCTGGGCACGAGGTGGTCGACGCGGTCACCGACGCCCCCGCCTTCATCGAGGCGGCGGCGCGGCACCGGCCCGATGTGTCCATTGTGGATGTTCGGCTGCCGCCGTCGTTCACCGACGAGGGCGTCCGGGCGGCGCTGCGCGTGCGGCGCGAGGCACCGGGTTCGCCGGTGCTGGTGCTTTCGCAGTACGTCGAGCAGACCTACGCCGGTGAACTGCTCTCCAGCGGTGAGGGCGGGGTCGGATACCTGCTCAAGGACCGGGTCGCGCGGGTGGCGGAGTTCCTGGACGCGCTCGAGCGGGTGGCCGGCGGGGGCACCGCGATGGACCCGGAGGTGGTCGCGCAGCTGCTGACCAAGCGCCACGACCCGCTGGCGGCGCTGACCGCGCGCGAACGCGAGGTCCTGGAACTGATGGCGCAGGGCTTCGCCAACGGCGAGATAGCCCGGCGGTTGGTGGTCACCGACCGGGCCGTGCACAAGCACGTCGGCAACATCTTCGCGAAACTCGACCTGCCACCGGACGAGGCCGGGCACCGGCGTGTTCTCGCCGTACTGGCTTTTCTCGGCTAG
- a CDS encoding MFS transporter yields the protein MFGMLEHLLCSELANIEEGRMPNDTSATEAALSRGPAESSGGGPRTGRASGWRFWATAYTLLILLTGTNLPTPLYRSYETRFGFSPFVVTLIFAVYVAVLIPSLLVAGPLSDAIGRRRVLLPALVLAGLGSLGFALATSTGWLFAARILQGLAVGAASGALTAALSELEPSGSRRKAALVSTVASVGGLGLGPVLAGVLAEYATAPDVVPFVVEIVLLIPAVVTVARMPSTQQRTRWRPRRPQLPPTTRAVFVTSGAANFLAFAVIGLFLSLIPAYVAALTNSANLLLGGGTAALMLACSAVVQLLTYGRPPRRLQLVGLPVLALGLGLLVLTGSAPSLALLLGATVLAGAGHGLVFLGGLTAVNNTAPAGSRAEVLSSFYVIVYTGVGLPVIGVGILASTVSLTTAVSWFAGSAAALCLLVLLALSHGAPGARRRLRFRHANHFRNTG from the coding sequence ATGTTCGGCATGCTCGAACATCTGCTATGTTCGGAATTGGCGAACATAGAGGAGGGCCGCATGCCGAACGACACCAGCGCTACCGAGGCGGCCCTGTCGCGTGGCCCAGCGGAGTCGTCCGGCGGCGGTCCGCGGACCGGTCGGGCGAGCGGGTGGCGGTTCTGGGCCACGGCCTACACGTTGCTGATCCTGTTGACCGGAACGAATCTGCCGACACCTCTGTATCGCAGCTACGAAACGCGGTTCGGCTTCTCGCCGTTCGTCGTCACGCTGATCTTCGCCGTCTACGTGGCCGTGCTCATCCCGTCCTTGCTGGTGGCCGGTCCGCTCTCGGATGCCATCGGGCGGCGCCGCGTGCTGCTGCCCGCCCTCGTGCTGGCGGGCTTGGGATCACTCGGATTCGCGCTCGCCACCAGCACGGGGTGGCTGTTCGCCGCTCGGATCCTGCAGGGCCTTGCCGTTGGTGCGGCTTCCGGGGCGTTGACTGCCGCGCTCAGCGAACTCGAACCCTCCGGCAGCCGCCGCAAGGCCGCGTTGGTCTCCACCGTGGCGTCCGTGGGCGGACTGGGGCTTGGCCCGGTGCTGGCCGGAGTGCTCGCGGAGTACGCCACGGCGCCGGATGTGGTGCCGTTTGTCGTCGAGATCGTGCTGCTGATACCGGCAGTCGTCACGGTCGCGCGGATGCCGTCCACGCAGCAACGGACCCGGTGGCGGCCTCGGCGCCCGCAGCTTCCGCCCACGACGCGAGCGGTGTTCGTGACCAGCGGGGCAGCCAACTTCCTTGCCTTCGCGGTAATCGGACTGTTCCTCAGCCTCATTCCGGCCTACGTTGCCGCGCTCACGAACAGCGCGAACCTACTCCTTGGCGGAGGAACCGCGGCACTGATGCTGGCCTGCTCAGCCGTTGTCCAGCTCCTCACCTACGGACGACCACCACGCCGTCTCCAGCTCGTGGGGTTACCGGTCTTGGCGCTGGGGCTGGGACTCCTCGTGCTCACCGGGAGCGCACCCTCGCTCGCGTTGCTGCTGGGAGCGACGGTCCTGGCGGGCGCCGGCCACGGATTGGTGTTCCTCGGCGGGCTCACCGCAGTCAACAACACGGCTCCTGCCGGCAGTCGCGCCGAGGTGCTCTCGAGCTTCTACGTCATCGTCTACACCGGTGTGGGGCTGCCCGTTATCGGCGTCGGCATTCTCGCCAGCACTGTCAGCCTCACCACGGCCGTGAGCTGGTTCGCGGGCAGCGCCGCCGCCTTGTGCCTGCTCGTTCTGCTCGCGCTCAGCCATGGAGCTCCCGGAGCGAGAAGACGACTGAGGTTCCGCCACGCAAACCACTTCCGAAACACTGGCTAG
- a CDS encoding ArsR/SmtB family transcription factor: MPNMFGTVEAMASRTATKLVHPARDELEFTTVMAALSDPVRLAIVARLAEAEPEGELACATFALPVSKSTQSGHFKTLREAGVIHQRDEGTRRLNRLRREDLDARFPGLLDLVIPQGRDIIAGWA, from the coding sequence ATGCCGAACATGTTCGGTACGGTGGAAGCCATGGCGAGCAGGACGGCGACCAAGCTTGTGCACCCGGCGCGGGACGAGCTGGAGTTCACGACCGTGATGGCGGCGCTCAGCGACCCTGTCCGGCTGGCGATCGTCGCTCGGCTTGCCGAGGCCGAGCCGGAGGGCGAGCTCGCCTGCGCGACGTTCGCGCTGCCGGTCAGCAAGTCCACCCAGAGCGGCCACTTCAAGACGCTGCGCGAGGCAGGCGTGATCCACCAGCGAGACGAAGGAACCAGGCGGCTGAACCGGCTTCGGCGCGAGGATCTTGACGCTCGCTTCCCGGGCTTGCTCGACCTGGTCATCCCTCAAGGGCGCGACATCATCGCCGGCTGGGCCTGA
- a CDS encoding beta-ketoacyl-ACP synthase III: MEESVVAAVLCGLGAWLPPRVLANEEIAARLDTSDEWIRSRTGIAERRVAEAGTSTVDMAVAAGRQALDSAGLTEVDAVVLATATPDQVCPASAPQVAARLGLGEVNAVDVNAVCSGFLYALATASGFIAGGIARRVLVVGADTFTTLVDPDDRGTVPIFGDGAGAVVLRAGDADELGALGPFALHSDGALADLLMVPAGGAKQRRSDNPHDYFLDMQGQAVFRQAGTRMAEASRSVLDQAGWTVGDVDRFIGHQANIRILQATAKFLGLPQDALVVNIERTGNTSAASIPLAMADAQRDGTLIAGQRVLLSAFGAGLTWGATLLRWPTLATA, encoded by the coding sequence GTGGAGGAATCTGTAGTGGCCGCCGTGCTCTGTGGACTCGGCGCGTGGCTGCCGCCGCGCGTGCTCGCCAACGAGGAGATTGCCGCCAGGCTCGACACCTCCGACGAGTGGATCCGCAGCCGCACCGGCATCGCCGAGCGGCGGGTGGCCGAAGCTGGAACGTCCACTGTGGACATGGCGGTGGCCGCCGGGCGCCAGGCGCTGGACTCGGCCGGGCTGACCGAGGTCGACGCGGTGGTGCTGGCCACGGCCACGCCGGACCAGGTGTGCCCGGCGAGCGCGCCGCAGGTCGCCGCCCGGCTCGGGCTCGGCGAGGTCAACGCGGTCGACGTGAACGCCGTGTGCAGCGGATTCCTCTACGCGCTGGCGACCGCGAGCGGATTCATCGCGGGCGGGATCGCGCGGCGGGTGCTGGTGGTCGGGGCGGACACCTTCACCACGCTGGTCGATCCGGACGACCGCGGCACCGTGCCGATCTTCGGGGACGGCGCGGGTGCCGTGGTGCTGCGGGCCGGCGACGCCGACGAACTCGGCGCGCTCGGCCCGTTCGCCCTGCACAGCGACGGCGCGCTGGCGGACCTGCTGATGGTGCCCGCGGGCGGCGCGAAGCAGCGGCGATCGGACAACCCGCATGACTACTTCCTTGACATGCAAGGCCAGGCGGTGTTCCGGCAGGCCGGTACACGCATGGCCGAAGCGTCGCGCAGTGTGCTGGACCAGGCGGGCTGGACCGTCGGCGACGTGGACCGGTTCATCGGCCACCAGGCCAATATCCGCATCCTGCAGGCGACCGCGAAGTTTCTCGGCCTGCCACAGGACGCGCTCGTGGTGAACATCGAGCGGACCGGCAACACCAGCGCCGCTTCCATCCCGCTCGCGATGGCCGACGCGCAGCGCGACGGCACGCTGATCGCCGGGCAGCGGGTCCTGCTGAGCGCCTTCGGCGCCGGCCTCACCTGGGGCGCGACGCTGTTGCGCTGGCCCACCTTGGCGACCGCTTGA
- a CDS encoding adenylate/guanylate cyclase domain-containing protein, protein MRTSRLRQSLPPRFPLLLRTSLGFAGLGVGSSVCGSGVVFLLLVLQGIPHDVGEHGWTMAICAAAYTLFSLLAGSLWTALLQRRTAVWFLFDREPSEDEVRRALRIPIDLALVSGTLWLTGSLVLGTLAWVLGSVWDAMGVGLTILLGGLTTAGLTYLLAERLARPVMTLALKARPADGTVSVTVLTRLVVTWALASGVPMLGVLLVVAPPNLGSGDPTPSLILLSAIGLVIGAIATALLARSVASPLHQLKVALDRVARGHTDVRVPVDDSSEIGKLQASVNDMVEGLREQARLRDLFGRHVGADVARHALEFGASLSGDVREVTALFVDVVDSTAMAYQSPPVEVVRKLNRFFASVVDAVGTHGGLVNKFQGDAALCVFGAPTRLADPATAALQAARSIRDSVREAGELDLGIGVASGRVFAGQLGSSSRFEYTVIGDAVNEAARLTDSAKKVRSRILASQAVVEAATTTERGRWRRHRRLQLRGRQQPTVTYTPTA, encoded by the coding sequence GTGCGCACCAGCCGCCTCCGCCAGAGTCTTCCTCCGCGGTTCCCCCTGCTGTTGCGCACCAGCCTCGGCTTCGCCGGGCTCGGCGTCGGGTCCAGTGTGTGCGGTTCCGGCGTGGTGTTCCTGCTGCTCGTGCTGCAGGGAATTCCGCACGACGTCGGTGAGCACGGCTGGACCATGGCCATCTGCGCCGCCGCGTACACCCTGTTCTCGCTGCTCGCCGGTTCGTTGTGGACAGCGCTGCTGCAGCGCCGGACGGCCGTCTGGTTCCTCTTCGACCGCGAGCCGTCCGAGGACGAGGTGCGCCGCGCGCTCCGCATCCCGATCGACCTCGCGCTGGTCAGCGGCACCCTGTGGCTGACCGGCTCGCTGGTGCTCGGCACGCTCGCCTGGGTGCTCGGCTCGGTGTGGGACGCGATGGGCGTCGGACTGACCATCCTGCTCGGCGGGCTGACCACGGCCGGGCTCACGTACCTGCTCGCCGAGCGGCTGGCCCGCCCGGTGATGACGCTGGCGCTGAAGGCCCGCCCGGCCGACGGCACGGTCTCGGTGACCGTGCTCACCCGGCTGGTGGTGACCTGGGCGCTGGCCAGCGGCGTGCCGATGCTGGGCGTGCTGTTGGTGGTGGCGCCACCGAACCTCGGCAGCGGTGATCCGACACCGAGCCTGATCCTGCTCTCGGCGATCGGCCTGGTGATCGGGGCAATCGCGACCGCGCTGCTGGCCCGCTCGGTCGCCTCGCCGCTGCACCAGCTCAAGGTCGCGCTGGACCGCGTCGCCCGCGGGCACACGGACGTGCGGGTGCCGGTCGACGACTCCAGTGAGATCGGCAAGCTCCAGGCGTCGGTCAACGACATGGTGGAAGGGCTGCGCGAGCAGGCCCGGCTGCGTGATCTGTTCGGCAGGCACGTGGGCGCGGACGTGGCGCGGCACGCGCTCGAGTTCGGCGCCTCGCTGTCGGGTGACGTGCGCGAGGTGACCGCGCTGTTCGTGGACGTGGTCGACTCGACGGCGATGGCGTACCAGTCGCCGCCGGTCGAAGTGGTGCGCAAGCTCAATCGCTTCTTCGCCTCCGTGGTCGACGCCGTGGGCACGCACGGCGGATTGGTCAACAAGTTCCAGGGCGACGCGGCTCTGTGCGTCTTCGGTGCACCGACGCGGCTGGCGGATCCGGCGACGGCGGCGCTACAGGCGGCCCGGTCCATCCGGGACTCCGTCCGCGAAGCCGGTGAGCTGGATCTGGGCATCGGCGTGGCCAGTGGCCGGGTGTTCGCCGGGCAACTCGGTTCGAGCAGCCGCTTCGAGTACACGGTGATCGGTGACGCGGTCAACGAAGCCGCCCGCCTCACCGACAGCGCGAAGAAGGTACGCAGTCGGATCTTGGCCAGCCAGGCCGTGGTCGAAGCCGCCACCACCACCGAACGAGGTCGCTGGCGCCGTCACCGGCGCCTGCAACTCCGCGGACGACAACAGCCTACGGTCACCTACACACCGACTGCCTGA
- a CDS encoding FBP domain-containing protein → MEPLTEAEIRASFVNCSKGEAKGLTLPARTEEIRWSDLDFLAWRDPRAPQRAYLVTRHEGDVVGMSLRATDPPKSRLRSGMCGLCMTTHGLIDVALFSARRAGKSGKDGNTLGLYVCANLRCSDYLRGKLKPDTPQPNETVTLDERIGRLEAKLHRFVEQVLETR, encoded by the coding sequence GTGGAGCCGCTCACAGAGGCCGAGATCAGGGCGTCGTTCGTCAACTGCTCGAAAGGCGAGGCGAAGGGACTGACGCTACCGGCCCGGACCGAAGAGATCCGCTGGTCGGACCTGGATTTCCTGGCCTGGAGGGATCCACGGGCGCCGCAGCGCGCGTACCTGGTGACCCGGCACGAAGGCGACGTGGTCGGCATGTCGCTGCGGGCGACCGACCCGCCGAAGAGCCGGTTGCGCAGCGGGATGTGCGGACTGTGCATGACCACGCACGGGTTGATCGACGTGGCGCTCTTCTCCGCGCGCCGGGCGGGGAAGTCCGGAAAGGACGGGAACACGCTCGGGCTGTACGTGTGCGCGAACCTGCGCTGCTCGGACTACCTGCGCGGGAAGCTCAAGCCGGACACGCCGCAGCCCAACGAGACCGTCACGCTGGACGAGCGGATCGGGCGGCTGGAAGCGAAACTGCACCGGTTCGTGGAGCAGGTGCTGGAAACCCGCTGA